The Hyperthermus butylicus DSM 5456 genome includes a region encoding these proteins:
- the modA gene encoding molybdate ABC transporter substrate-binding protein — protein sequence MRRALALAVLALLLLIALSTTYLAYQQHYENDGGVTLHVYLCAAGREAWEKVITLFEEETGIKVDVVYGSSGELLARIAAGAPADVYAPASPRYMIEAVERGLVDPSTVRPVAFLIPVIAVPAGNPANVRSIYDLARPGVKVALADTRAAAIGAHSVEILRRAGILDDVMDNVVAYADTFTRLVSLVVTGAVDATIAWHAIKYWYPDRVETIPLPSNLVNASWIPIAVTTHSKNPDTALRFVEFVTTDPRARKVFLELGYIVDVKEALEHAEGVEAEWLISSTS from the coding sequence TTGCGGAGGGCTCTCGCCCTAGCGGTGTTAGCACTATTGCTCCTAATAGCACTCTCAACCACCTACCTAGCGTATCAACAACACTATGAAAACGATGGAGGCGTTACTCTCCACGTGTATCTCTGTGCTGCAGGACGAGAGGCATGGGAGAAGGTTATTACTCTCTTCGAGGAGGAAACAGGTATTAAAGTAGATGTTGTCTATGGCAGTTCGGGCGAGCTTCTAGCTCGTATAGCTGCAGGCGCCCCAGCAGATGTCTATGCACCTGCTTCACCACGCTACATGATTGAAGCAGTTGAACGCGGCCTAGTAGATCCGTCCACGGTACGTCCCGTCGCGTTCCTCATTCCTGTCATAGCCGTTCCGGCAGGCAATCCAGCTAATGTTAGGAGTATCTATGATCTTGCAAGACCGGGGGTCAAGGTAGCTCTTGCAGACACTAGAGCTGCTGCAATAGGCGCACATAGCGTTGAGATTTTGAGACGTGCTGGTATCCTGGATGATGTTATGGATAACGTGGTCGCTTATGCTGATACTTTCACTAGGTTAGTATCCCTCGTTGTAACAGGAGCTGTCGATGCTACGATAGCATGGCACGCAATCAAGTACTGGTACCCGGATCGGGTTGAGACGATACCACTACCATCAAACCTCGTAAATGCATCCTGGATACCAATAGCTGTTACAACACATTCGAAAAATCCAGATACTGCTCTAAGATTTGTAGAATTTGTCACTACTGATCCACGCGCTAGAAAGGTGTTTCTCGAGCTTGGCTACATAGTAGACGTTAAAGAAGCCTTGGAACATGCAGAGGGGGTTGAAGCTGAATGGCTAATCAGCTCTACCTCCTAG
- a CDS encoding Mth938-like domain-containing protein — translation MKLCPASTGFGYIILGGHKYDHDIVVYPDGSTTRREKTLSKPEADLYNHTPLSRRELDFYLSKVDSVDCVIIGTGQRGAMKVTPEAMEKLAELEKQGVRVFIDITPRIVEMCHELEKCRKPLIVIHVTC, via the coding sequence TTGAAGCTGTGCCCTGCATCAACGGGGTTTGGCTACATAATCCTTGGAGGCCATAAATACGACCACGATATAGTTGTCTATCCTGATGGATCTACTACAAGGCGTGAGAAGACTCTCTCAAAACCTGAAGCAGACCTCTATAACCACACGCCACTCTCTAGGCGTGAGCTCGACTTCTATCTTTCGAAAGTCGATAGCGTCGACTGTGTAATAATTGGTACCGGGCAAAGAGGAGCTATGAAGGTTACACCAGAAGCTATGGAGAAACTAGCAGAACTTGAGAAACAAGGTGTTAGAGTGTTTATCGATATTACACCCAGGATTGTTGAGATGTGTCATGAACTCGAAAAATGTAGAAAGCCGCTAATTGTAATACATGTAACTTGCTGA
- a CDS encoding ABC transporter ATP-binding protein, whose product MEAVKLVNIWKRYDGKRDWVLLGVTFSTQEGKFVVIVGPNGSGKTTLLKIIVGLLEPAKGEVYINGRLVYSSDAGINVPPEERGVGYVPQDVALFPHMSVYDNIAFGPRIHGLPEHEVRERVEWAAKALGVENLLNLYPQQLSGGQAQRVAIARALALKPHVLLLDEPFSHIDPWSRGRLRRLLRQLTRKTGMTVVMTSHDLEDAREADEAYILHNGVIKLFYADSASVD is encoded by the coding sequence ATGGAGGCGGTGAAACTCGTTAACATATGGAAGAGGTATGATGGTAAAAGAGATTGGGTGCTATTAGGTGTAACATTCAGTACTCAAGAGGGCAAGTTCGTAGTCATTGTGGGGCCTAACGGGTCTGGCAAGACAACTCTTTTAAAGATAATTGTAGGCCTACTTGAACCAGCTAAGGGTGAAGTTTACATTAATGGACGCCTAGTTTACAGCAGTGACGCAGGTATTAATGTACCTCCTGAAGAGCGTGGAGTTGGCTACGTACCGCAAGATGTTGCCCTTTTCCCACACATGTCGGTCTATGATAATATTGCTTTTGGGCCCCGGATTCACGGCCTTCCCGAGCATGAGGTGAGAGAACGTGTCGAATGGGCTGCTAAAGCTTTAGGGGTTGAGAATTTACTAAATCTTTATCCCCAACAACTAAGTGGTGGCCAGGCACAGAGAGTAGCCATAGCTAGGGCTCTAGCATTGAAGCCTCATGTGCTTCTTCTCGACGAGCCATTCAGCCATATTGATCCATGGTCACGTGGTAGGCTGCGTAGGCTACTAAGACAACTAACACGCAAAACTGGCATGACGGTGGTGATGACAAGCCACGATCTCGAAGATGCTCGAGAAGCCGATGAAGCATATATACTCCACAATGGTGTTATCAAGCTATTTTATGCCGACTCAGCATCAGTAGACTAA
- a CDS encoding molybdate ABC transporter permease subunit → MANQLYLLALLPPIMIACLMIASAIAWSSPQAILEALAKPSTQRAVMLSVASAAVASAIAISSAAPTAYVLARSNIPGKALVAAFLTAPLAAPPVATGFLLLVFFTSNPLGRIVDRIIGVVLDVPGIIIAQTAVVYPIALRLLWEVFDAVNPNYEEVARTLGCRTLCRITNILIPLSFRGIIASYGVCFARAMGEFGATVMLAGATRGKTETLPIAIYLSFAEGEPGVAVALSLISIAVAVLFLTMYWVLGGRAWRR, encoded by the coding sequence ATGGCTAATCAGCTCTACCTCCTAGCGCTTTTGCCACCAATAATGATTGCTTGCTTAATGATAGCCTCAGCTATAGCATGGAGTAGTCCTCAAGCCATACTTGAGGCATTAGCTAAGCCCAGTACTCAAAGAGCGGTTATGCTCAGTGTAGCATCTGCCGCTGTAGCATCGGCTATTGCCATTTCATCAGCTGCACCAACTGCCTATGTGCTGGCTAGATCGAATATACCTGGCAAGGCTTTGGTAGCCGCATTTCTAACAGCCCCTCTTGCCGCACCACCTGTTGCTACGGGCTTTCTTCTACTAGTCTTCTTTACTTCAAACCCTCTAGGCAGAATTGTTGACAGAATAATAGGTGTTGTCCTAGATGTACCAGGTATAATCATTGCACAAACGGCTGTAGTCTACCCGATAGCCCTTAGACTTCTCTGGGAGGTATTTGATGCTGTCAACCCGAACTACGAGGAGGTTGCAAGAACTCTCGGCTGTAGAACTCTATGCAGAATAACCAACATTCTAATCCCGCTCTCGTTCAGGGGCATCATTGCATCATATGGTGTTTGCTTTGCAAGGGCTATGGGCGAGTTTGGAGCTACAGTCATGCTGGCTGGGGCAACACGAGGCAAAACAGAGACCTTGCCAATAGCCATCTACCTATCCTTCGCTGAAGGCGAGCCTGGGGTTGCCGTAGCTCTTTCACTCATTTCGATAGCTGTCGCCGTGCTCTTTTTGACCATGTACTGGGTTCTTGGTGGCAGGGCATGGAGGCGGTGA
- a CDS encoding Tfx family DNA-binding protein: MSYGLLNRVQITVLALRDKGLGLGEIARMLGLSKQAVWSIEKRARRLLENAAKTLAAYELATAASVIVVNPDTDLAKLPSYVIREADANGVKLRLDYAGIYVFVRNESKKCTRDNGLDNFAILIFRDGRLRVYCLREIESLLDLAGKIVEV, translated from the coding sequence TTGAGTTATGGGCTGTTGAATCGGGTACAGATCACGGTGCTAGCACTTAGAGATAAGGGGCTGGGGCTGGGCGAGATAGCAAGAATGTTGGGTCTGAGCAAACAAGCCGTATGGTCTATTGAGAAGAGAGCACGGAGACTACTTGAGAATGCAGCTAAAACTCTTGCAGCCTACGAGCTAGCTACAGCAGCATCTGTAATAGTAGTGAACCCCGATACCGATCTCGCTAAACTTCCGTCATACGTAATTAGGGAGGCTGATGCCAATGGGGTTAAGCTCAGACTCGACTATGCTGGCATCTATGTATTCGTAAGGAACGAGTCAAAAAAATGTACTAGAGACAACGGCCTCGACAATTTCGCTATACTCATCTTTAGAGATGGAAGACTACGCGTCTACTGCCTAAGAGAAATAGAAAGCCTCCTAGATCTCGCAGGAAAAATTGTAGAAGTTTGA
- a CDS encoding molybdopterin-dependent oxidoreductase produces MKISRRDFIKIAAVAGASVALPLSLPRPRTVIDKGGVKFAAAASEPSKSKVVVSSCLICGQRCPFKIYVRKVGDEEVIEKIVYASDPSHDEFFAICGRPQTIFELRYLPERIPRPLKRVGPRGSGQFVEITWEEALDIIAKKIKELMDKGEVHRIVAVSHQGYEGSHVRDFFKNVIGTPNATQHCDTCHTGMDIGHKFIFGSPKGPSAFQPDYKNAKMIIVMGRNPVGGIVASAWTKMFTEGRANKAKLVVFDVRKSRLTAIADEYYIIPPATDLAISLAILNVILTEKLYNKDYLIKWTNAPMLFYADTLEPVKLADNPLMEGKKTYLVYDEATGEFKLKTEAKQPALEYEGTYNGRPVKTALLLLKDHVKDYTPEWAEKITGVPANTIRRIARELAEAAPKAFIDHGYKGARYYNEGMLKRVNMLINVLIGSVGSVGGVAYPAGKPKIKHPFDIIGIEKTKPTGLSIPDYWAQNGIENIIGKCWSQLLVKTIMTGKPYPIGLLFIHLENLVAHTVSGRKFLEALKDEKRVELIVVADTTFNETVMYADIVLPIPLFFEATTWSLQTAKKSYVSLVTTGIKAVDPPSGIDARPTWWILVELAKRLGKLPPNVEVDPLEVQRKQAEALGINFDELLEKGYVMLWTKPKYHPWGGEPLSTVTGELEIVNVALLEKYRGFVGKESPLNPFPIWIRPLWMRKGQLAPDEFIPVEYQDPLTSINMLIRFAKLSIDALEYKNLYGVLIHPSRAEKLGLRTGDLVRIKGAGGEIIAKVIVSEDVHPYIIAAPHATAIDEMVIPRTARIKTREGREITVKLFSKGGGYGINNNLLADPDEAVVPEEGYRAAQHDFVVRIEKITG; encoded by the coding sequence GTGAAGATATCACGGCGTGATTTTATAAAGATCGCTGCTGTGGCAGGAGCATCAGTAGCACTACCCCTTTCGCTGCCAAGGCCTCGGACGGTTATCGATAAAGGTGGTGTAAAGTTCGCAGCAGCTGCTAGCGAGCCTTCTAAATCTAAAGTAGTTGTTAGCAGTTGTCTAATCTGTGGTCAACGCTGCCCGTTCAAGATTTACGTGCGTAAAGTTGGCGATGAGGAAGTAATAGAGAAGATAGTATATGCATCCGATCCTTCACATGATGAGTTCTTCGCTATCTGTGGCAGGCCACAAACCATATTCGAGCTGCGATATTTGCCGGAGCGAATACCTAGGCCCCTAAAGAGAGTCGGTCCTCGTGGTAGTGGCCAATTCGTGGAGATAACGTGGGAGGAAGCACTTGACATCATAGCTAAGAAAATAAAAGAACTCATGGATAAGGGTGAGGTACACCGCATAGTCGCGGTATCCCACCAGGGTTACGAAGGTAGTCATGTAAGAGACTTCTTCAAGAACGTTATTGGCACTCCCAATGCTACTCAGCACTGTGATACTTGCCACACAGGCATGGATATCGGCCACAAGTTCATATTCGGCAGCCCAAAGGGGCCCTCCGCGTTTCAGCCAGACTATAAGAATGCCAAGATGATCATCGTTATGGGCCGCAACCCAGTAGGAGGAATTGTTGCCTCAGCATGGACAAAGATGTTCACCGAAGGTAGAGCCAATAAGGCAAAGCTTGTGGTATTCGATGTGAGGAAGAGCCGGCTCACAGCGATAGCCGACGAATACTACATAATACCTCCTGCAACCGATTTAGCTATATCACTCGCTATTCTCAACGTGATACTTACCGAAAAGCTCTACAATAAAGACTATCTAATCAAGTGGACTAACGCGCCAATGCTCTTCTACGCGGACACCCTAGAACCTGTCAAGCTCGCCGATAATCCGTTGATGGAGGGTAAGAAGACGTATCTAGTATACGACGAGGCTACCGGCGAGTTCAAGCTGAAGACAGAAGCTAAACAGCCAGCGCTAGAGTATGAAGGTACCTACAATGGCAGGCCTGTAAAGACAGCCCTTCTCCTACTGAAGGATCATGTGAAAGACTATACACCTGAATGGGCTGAAAAGATTACAGGTGTACCAGCCAACACTATAAGGAGAATTGCAAGAGAGCTAGCTGAAGCAGCACCCAAGGCCTTCATAGACCATGGCTACAAAGGTGCAAGATATTATAACGAGGGTATGCTGAAGAGAGTGAACATGCTCATAAACGTGCTTATAGGTAGTGTTGGAAGCGTCGGAGGCGTAGCATATCCGGCTGGCAAACCAAAGATTAAGCATCCCTTCGACATCATAGGAATAGAGAAAACGAAGCCCACCGGGCTATCCATACCCGACTACTGGGCCCAGAACGGTATTGAAAATATTATAGGTAAGTGCTGGAGTCAGCTCCTCGTCAAAACAATAATGACGGGTAAGCCATACCCAATAGGTCTACTATTCATACATCTCGAGAACCTCGTAGCCCATACGGTAAGCGGCAGGAAGTTCCTGGAAGCATTAAAGGATGAGAAGCGTGTTGAACTCATAGTGGTAGCTGACACAACCTTCAATGAGACGGTGATGTATGCCGATATAGTACTCCCCATACCGCTCTTCTTCGAGGCAACAACCTGGTCGCTGCAAACTGCTAAGAAGAGCTATGTTAGTCTTGTAACCACAGGCATAAAGGCTGTCGATCCACCATCCGGCATAGATGCTAGACCCACTTGGTGGATCCTTGTAGAACTCGCTAAGAGACTCGGCAAACTGCCACCAAACGTGGAAGTTGACCCACTTGAGGTCCAGCGCAAGCAAGCTGAAGCACTAGGCATAAACTTCGACGAGCTGCTGGAGAAGGGTTATGTAATGCTATGGACGAAGCCAAAGTATCATCCATGGGGTGGTGAGCCTCTATCAACAGTTACCGGTGAACTCGAGATAGTTAATGTGGCACTTCTAGAGAAGTATAGAGGGTTCGTCGGAAAAGAGTCGCCGCTGAACCCATTCCCTATATGGATACGGCCACTCTGGATGAGGAAAGGCCAGCTGGCACCAGATGAGTTCATACCGGTAGAGTATCAGGACCCGCTAACATCGATAAACATGCTCATAAGATTCGCGAAGCTCTCAATAGATGCTCTAGAATACAAGAACTTGTACGGTGTCCTAATACATCCAAGCAGAGCCGAGAAGCTTGGGCTGAGGACAGGAGACCTGGTAAGGATTAAGGGTGCCGGAGGCGAAATAATTGCAAAGGTCATAGTAAGTGAGGATGTACACCCATACATTATCGCAGCTCCACATGCAACAGCCATAGATGAGATGGTTATACCAAGGACAGCTAGGATAAAGACACGGGAGGGCAGAGAGATCACAGTTAAACTCTTCAGCAAAGGAGGCGGTTATGGCATCAATAATAACCTCCTTGCCGATCCTGATGAGGCTGTAGTTCCCGAAGAGGGTTATAGAGCTGCCCAGCATGATTTTGTCGTAAGAATAGAGAAGATCACGGGATGA
- a CDS encoding RNA polymerase: protein MKFCPRCGGLMIPAGREGDNVILRCTRCGYTETISAKQVTDYTIVGETPKEEHTITTLKVSEAKRRPAKTLEEWEQEREEYREVLQELLQQELEGTEE, encoded by the coding sequence ATGAAGTTCTGCCCCCGCTGCGGTGGCCTCATGATACCTGCAGGTCGTGAAGGAGACAACGTAATCCTACGCTGCACTCGATGTGGTTACACGGAGACAATAAGCGCTAAACAGGTAACCGACTACACCATAGTGGGGGAAACGCCAAAGGAAGAACACACAATAACAACGCTAAAAGTCAGTGAGGCCAAACGCCGCCCAGCCAAGACGCTCGAGGAGTGGGAGCAGGAGAGAGAAGAGTACCGCGAAGTCCTACAAGAACTCCTACAGCAAGAACTCGAAGGCACTGAAGAGTAA